One stretch of Mangifera indica cultivar Alphonso chromosome 9, CATAS_Mindica_2.1, whole genome shotgun sequence DNA includes these proteins:
- the LOC123226419 gene encoding aspartic proteinase PCS1-like: MTLNAMLFFFFLTPFLSLSSQETIKPQLNKNNTFSLYFPLTSRSLSPHSSPKFYSSFVAPTRPKTGVKAAPSLNFRSKFRYSKVLIVSLPIGTPPQTQEMVLDTGSQLSWIQCHKKTALSPKKLGPPTTSFDPSLSSSFSVLPCNHPVCKPRITDFTLPTDCDKNRLCHYSYFYADGTLAEGNLVREKFTFSRSQSTLPLVLGCAKDPSNDKGIWGMNVGRLSFASQAKISKFSYCVPPQSYRAGFTPTGSFYLGENPNSSGFQYVNLLTFTQSQHMPNLDPLAYTVVLQGIRIKGKKLNIPATVFRPDASGSGQTIVDSGSEFTYLVDEAYNQVKAEVVRLVGPKLKKGYVYGGVSDMCFDGNALEIGRLIGDMVLEFDKGVEIVIPEERMLANVENGIHCVGIGRSDMLGIPSNIIGSFHQQNLWVEFDPTNKRVGFGKADCSR, translated from the coding sequence ATGACTCTCAATGccatgcttttctttttcttcttgacgCCCTTTCTTTCACTTTCGTCTCAAGAAACTATCAAACCCCAGTTGAACAAAAACAATACTTTCTCTCTTTACTTTCCTCTTACTTCTCGTTCTCTTTCTCCTCATTCTTCTCCcaaattttattcttcttttgttGCGCCGACCAGGCCGAAAACCGGAGTGAAAGCCGCTCCGTCGTTGAACTTCAGATCGAAGTTCAGGTATTCGAAGGTGCTCATTGTGTCTCTTCCCATTGGGACGCCACCGCAGACTCAAGAGATGGTGTTGGATACCGGTAGCCAGCTATCTTGGATTCAGTGTCACAAGAAAACTGCTCTTTCTCCCAAGAAGCTTGGTCCCCCTACGACGTCGTTTGAtccttctctctcttcttctttctctgttttACCGTGTAATCATCCGGTGTGTAAACCGCGGATTACCGATTTTACCCTCCCGACGGATTGTGACAAGAACCGTCTGTGTCATTACTCGTACTTCTACGCTGATGGCACGTTGGCTGAGGGTAATCTCGTCAGAGAAAAGTTTACATTTTCACGTTCTCAAAGTACCCTTCCTTTGGTCCTTGGCTGTGCGAAGGATCCTAGTAACGACAAGGGCATTTGGGGAATGAATGTTGGACGGCTGTCTTTCGCTTCCCAAGCCAAAATATCCAAGTTCTCCTATTGCGTTCCGCCACAAAGCTACCGAGCCGGGTTTACACCAACCGGGTCGTTTTACCTCGGTGAAAACCCGAACTCATCCGGGTTTCAATATGTTAATCTATTGACTTTTACTCAAAGTCAACACATGCCAAATTTGGATCCCTTGGCGTACACTGTTGTTTTGCAAGGAATCCGAATCaaaggtaaaaaattaaatattccaGCGACGGTATTCCGACCCGATGCTAGTGGGTCGGGGCAAACAATCGTCGATTCTGGATCCGAGTTCACTTATCTAGTGGATGAAGCTTACAATCAAGTAAAGGCAGAGGTTGTCAGACTGGTGGGCCCTAAGTTGAAAAAGGGGTACGTGTACGGTGGAGTTTCGGACATGTGTTTCGACGGAAACGCTTTAGAGATCGGGCGGCTGATCGGTGACATGGTGCTGGAGTTCGATAAAGGAGTGGAGATAGTGATTCCAGAAGAAAGAATGTTGGCAAACGTGGAGAATGGGATCCATTGCGTGGGAATCGGACGGTCAGATATGCTTGGCATCCCAAGTAATATAATTGGAAGCTTTCATCAGCAAAATCTGTGGGTGGAATTTGATCCGACGAACAAGAGGGTGGGCTTCGGTAAGGCGGACTGTAGCAGATGA
- the LOC123226552 gene encoding putative pentatricopeptide repeat-containing protein At1g09680 — MATLKIPRVPLSHASRNHSFFNYSTWYSPPSSYPDDPLLTTISEAIKTSVTAADTSSLKKLLNSFTPSHVINLINHNPHSLPPNFLFSFFNFLSSQPNFRLTLQSYFAMIHFLIAHKMHSQGQHLLHFVVSKQGKGSSSKLLASVMETRGAHLSDFFVFDALMIVYTDLGFLNDAVQCFRFVRKHNYRIPVNGCRCLLDRMTKTSLPMVIWGFYLEILDYGFKPSVYIFNVLMHRLCKESKIKDAQVVFDEIKKRGLRATVVSFNTLINGYCKANNLEEGFRLKMVMEDSGMQPDVYTYSVLIDALSKESRLDDAKLLFDEMCGRGLVPNDVTFTILIDGHCKNGRVDLAMDIYHQMLKGGMKPDLIMYNTLINGLCKIGNLKEARKLLDEMYAKGFKPDKITYTTLIDGFCKDGDLESAFGIRKEMIESVIKLDNVAFTALISGLCRDGNAMEAERTLREMIKEGLKPDDATYTMVIDGFCKRGDVKKGFKLLKEMQCDGHVPSVVTYNVLMNGLCKQGQIKNANMLLDAMLNLGVVPDDITYNILLEGHCKHGNSEDFDKLQSEKGLVLDYASYTSLINKTLKDRQKG; from the coding sequence ATGGCCACACTCAAGATCCCAAGAGTCCCTCTCTCTCACGCTTCGAGGAACCATTCTTTCTTCAACTACTCTACTTGGTACTCACCGCCTTCCTCTTACCCTGACGACCCTCTTCTCACAACAATCTCAGAAGCAATCAAAACTTCGGTAACAGCAGCTGACACTTCTTCTCTTAAAAAACTCCTCAATTCTTTTACGCCCTCTCATGTCATCAACCTTATCAACCACAACCCTCACTCTCTTCCACCAAACTTTCTCTTCTCCTTTTTCAACTTCCTTTCTTCGCAGCCTAACTTTCGCCTCACGCTACAATCCTATTTTGCAATGATTCATTTTCTTATTGCCCATAAAATGCACTCTCAAGGCCAACATCTTCTTCATTTCGTGGTTTCTAAGCAAGGGAAGGGCTCAAGTTCTAAACTTCTTGCTTCGGTTATGGAAACTAGAGGTGCCCATTTGtctgatttttttgtttttgatgctTTGATGATTGTTTATACggatttagggtttttaaatgATGCTGTTCAGTGTTTTAGGTTCGTTAGAAAGCATAATTATCGGATTCCTGTTAATGGGTGTAGGTGTTTGCTTGATAGAATGACGAAAACGAGCTTACCTATGGTGATTTGGGGTTTTTATTTGGAGATTTTGGATTATGGGTTTAAGCCAAGTGTGTATATTTTCAATGTTTTGATGCATAGATTGTGTAAAGAAAGTAAAATTAAGGATGCCCAAGTGGTTTTTGATGAGATTAAGAAGAGGGGTTTGCGTGCGACGGTTGTAAGTTTCAATACTTTGATTAATGGGTATTGTAAAGCTAATAATTTAGAGGAGGGATTTAGGTTGAAGATGGTCATGGAGGACAGTGGAATGCAGCCAGATGTTTACACCTATAGTGTTTTGATCGATGCATTGTCTAAAGAGAGTAGGTTAGATGATGCAAAATTGCTTTTTGATGAGATGTGTGGAAGAGGGTTGGTCCCAAATGATGTTACTTTTACTATCTTGATCGATGGGCATTGTAAGAATGGGAGGGTTGACTTGGCCATGGATATTTATCATCAAATGTTGAAGGGAGGTATGAAGCCTGATTTGATAATGTATAATACACTCATCAATGGCCTTTGCAAGATTGGAAATTTAAAGGAAGCAAGGAAACTTTTAGATGAGATGTATGCCAAGGGTTTTAAGCCTGACAAAATTACTTATACGACACTCATAGATGGTTTCTGCAAGGATGGTGATTTAGAATCGGCCTTTGGTATTAGAAAAGAAATGATTGAAAGCGTTATCAAGCTTGACAATGTAGCCTTCACAGCGCTTATTTCAGGACTTTGTCGAGATGGGAATGCAATGGAGGCGGAAAGAACATTGAGGGAGATGATCAAAGAAGGATTGAAACCAGATGATGCCACATATACTATGGTTATCGATGGATTTTGCAAACGGGGAGACGTTAAGAAGGGTTTTAAGTTGCTTAAGGAGATGCAATGTGATGGGCACGTACCAAGTGTGGTAACCTATAATGTGCTCATGAACGGGCTCTGCAAACAAGGGCAAATTAAAAATGCTAATATGCTCTTAGATGCTATGCTTAATCTAGGTGTTGTTCCAGATGACATTACTTATAACATTCTATTAGAGGGCCATTGCAAGCATGGAAACTCAGAAGATTTTGATAAACTACAAAGTGAGAAGGGGCTTGTATTGGATTATGCTTCTTATACCTCACTTATCAATAAAACATTGAAAGATCGGCAGAAGGGATGA
- the LOC123225401 gene encoding uncharacterized protein LOC123225401 — translation MPLSTPFSSFMAGKKSRASSTDELSIIKAAAWAWYQHSSGSEGKPMGEFDITRTRRPPKPSRYKLEAMKIKEEEDRSTTQASSQTSSPNHIDDNITSLLDSYEIESISKRLDQLTENSSGNKFYGGHGSGGINIMKKKSNKLRGLWQPVLCGRREDIAAADTRFFRVKRPPEKVKSAGGRPRVTLV, via the coding sequence ATGCCACTCTCAACACCTTTCAGCTCTTTCATGGCAGGCAAAAAATCTAGAGCTTCCTCCACAGATGAATTATCGATAATAAAAGCAGCTGCATGGGCGTGGTACCAACACAGTTCTGGCTCCGAGGGCAAACCCATGGGCGAATTTGACATCACAAGAACACGACGGCCTCCAAAACCTTCACGTTATAAACTGGAAGCCATGAAAatcaaagaggaagaagatCGCAGTACTACACAAGCTTCCTCTCAAACTTCGAGTCCAAATCATATTGATGATAATATTACCTCTCTTCTTGATTCTTATGAGATTGAAAGTATTTCAAAACGGCTGGATCAACTTACAGAAAACTCAAGTGGCAACAAGTTTTATGGTGGACATGGAAGTGGTGGGATTAATATTATGAAGAAAAAGTCTAATAAATTGAGAGGGCTTTGGCAGCCGGTTTTGTGTGGCAGAAGGGAAGACATTGCAGCCGCGGATACAAGGTTTTTCAGGGTGAAACGGCCGCCGGAAAAGGTTAAGTCGGCAGGTGGCAGGCCACGGGTAACACTTGTCTAA